A genomic segment from Mesotoga infera encodes:
- a CDS encoding YgiQ family radical SAM protein, translating into MNIPMTKREMDQRGWVSLDIIIVTGDAFVDHPSFGSAIIARVLESAGWKVGVISQPDWRTTEDISALGRPRLFFGITSGNVDSMVANYTSTGRKRKSDDYTPGGIGGKRPDRATTVYSNLIRQAFKDTFVVIGGIEASLRRFSHYD; encoded by the coding sequence ATGAATATTCCAATGACCAAAAGAGAGATGGATCAGAGAGGTTGGGTTTCTCTTGACATAATAATTGTTACAGGCGATGCTTTTGTTGATCATCCATCATTTGGATCGGCAATTATCGCCAGAGTTCTTGAATCTGCTGGCTGGAAAGTAGGCGTGATTTCCCAGCCAGACTGGCGAACAACTGAAGACATCTCAGCGCTGGGGAGACCAAGGCTCTTCTTCGGCATAACCTCCGGAAATGTTGATTCTATGGTTGCAAACTACACTTCGACTGGAAGAAAGAGGAAGAGCGATGATTACACTCCTGGCGGGATTGGCGGTAAGAGACCTGATCGCGCAACTACAGTCTATTCAAATTTGATAAGGCAGGCTTTCAAAGACACTTTCGTCGTTATCGGAGGAATAGAGGCAAGTTTGAGAAGGTTCTCCCATTATGACT
- a CDS encoding TIGR01212 family radical SAM protein has product MNRKPYNDLKTHLKLKYGEPVHRVPIDAGFSCPHKIRGAGGCIYCDPSGSGFSIDPKLSLREQMEQRISTLRKKGIHKFMAYFQANSNTFAPIESLRSIYRDAIIDDVVVLDISTRPDLVSDEVLDLLEEFRGEVDVILELGLQSINPNTLKAINRGHTLSHFIDSSLRAKKRGIELVAHVIVNLPWDTEEDVSEAARLISVLRIDGVKVHSLYVAEGTELARQYRAGEVTIGTLEQFLERVVVFLENLNSEVIVHRLVSDPPFKGTLFGNWGISKIKLLNMIERKMIIEGRSQGSKAL; this is encoded by the coding sequence TTGAATCGTAAGCCATACAACGATTTGAAGACTCATTTGAAGCTTAAGTACGGAGAACCTGTTCACAGGGTTCCCATTGATGCGGGTTTTTCATGCCCCCACAAAATCAGGGGTGCAGGAGGTTGCATTTATTGCGATCCTTCAGGGAGCGGGTTTTCAATCGACCCGAAGCTTTCGCTGAGAGAACAAATGGAACAAAGGATATCAACGCTTAGGAAGAAAGGCATTCACAAGTTCATGGCCTATTTTCAGGCAAATTCAAATACGTTCGCACCCATCGAGAGCCTTCGAAGCATTTACCGCGATGCGATTATTGATGACGTGGTTGTTCTCGACATATCTACGAGACCAGATCTTGTTTCTGACGAAGTGCTCGATCTTCTTGAGGAATTTAGAGGAGAAGTAGACGTAATTCTTGAACTGGGATTACAAAGCATCAATCCAAATACACTGAAAGCTATCAATAGAGGTCACACTCTATCTCATTTCATCGATTCGTCTCTGAGAGCCAAGAAGAGAGGCATAGAACTTGTTGCTCACGTGATAGTTAATCTTCCCTGGGACACAGAGGAGGACGTATCTGAGGCGGCAAGGTTGATATCAGTGCTGCGAATTGACGGAGTCAAAGTCCACTCTCTATATGTAGCTGAAGGTACCGAACTGGCAAGACAATATCGAGCAGGAGAAGTCACAATTGGGACTTTGGAGCAGTTTTTGGAGCGGGTGGTCGTCTTCCTCGAGAACCTCAATAGCGAAGTGATTGTCCATAGGCTTGTTTCAGACCCGCCATTTAAGGGTACTCTCTTTGGAAACTGGGGAATTTCAAAAATCAAGCTCTTGAATATGATTGAGAGAAAGATGATAATTGAAGGCAGAAGTCAGGGCAGCAAGGCTCTATAG
- the folK gene encoding 2-amino-4-hydroxy-6-hydroxymethyldihydropteridine diphosphokinase, which produces MESDLFLSFGSNVGDRLNYIVGAFKRLLEIGLSLSEVSSLYSTRPYGNTEQEEFLNCVGKFRHSGDPELFLRELKSVERAVGRVERFRWGPREIDIDILLFGDTILTTKELKIPHNDIIKRKFVLVPLLEIESEIRDPRDGVLFSDHLKRLGRDDWPRIFIKANSFRRLIEREVKK; this is translated from the coding sequence GTGGAGAGTGATCTGTTCCTGTCCTTCGGCAGCAATGTCGGAGACAGACTTAATTACATCGTTGGAGCCTTTAAGAGACTATTGGAAATTGGGCTGTCTCTGTCGGAAGTCTCCTCGCTCTATTCTACTAGGCCTTACGGAAACACTGAACAAGAAGAGTTCTTGAATTGCGTCGGGAAATTTCGACACTCCGGAGACCCGGAACTCTTCCTAAGAGAATTAAAGAGCGTTGAAAGAGCCGTAGGACGAGTAGAGCGATTTAGATGGGGCCCGAGGGAAATAGACATTGATATTCTTCTTTTTGGTGACACTATTCTCACCACGAAAGAGCTTAAAATTCCCCATAACGATATAATTAAGAGGAAATTCGTTCTGGTACCTTTGCTGGAAATAGAAAGTGAGATCAGGGATCCAAGAGATGGAGTCTTGTTTTCTGATCATTTGAAGCGATTGGGTAGAGATGACTGGCCCAGGATATTCATTAAAGCTAACTCCTTTAGAAGACTCATAGAACGGGAGGTGAAGAAATGA